One Edaphobacter flagellatus genomic region harbors:
- a CDS encoding Sec-independent protein translocase subunit TatA/TatB, protein MGELFTPTHLIVLAIVVLVLFGGKKLPELGKGLGEGLRGFKDGMKGVTDDVNKPVDTTSKPEQPVK, encoded by the coding sequence ATGGGCGAACTATTTACACCAACTCATCTCATCGTTCTCGCAATCGTCGTGCTCGTGCTCTTCGGCGGCAAAAAGCTGCCTGAGCTTGGCAAGGGACTCGGCGAGGGACTTCGCGGCTTCAAGGACGGGATGAAGGGCGTCACCGACGACGTCAATAAGCCCGTCGACACGACCTCCAAGCCCGAGCAGCCCGTCAAGTAA
- the glgC gene encoding glucose-1-phosphate adenylyltransferase — protein sequence MRDTLGVLLAGGAGERLFPLTRDRAKPAVPFAGQYRIIDITLSNCINSDLRRVYILTQYKALSLNRHIREGWGSLVGSELGEFIEILPPMQRVSKSWYQGTADAVYQNIYSIGSEQPRYVIILSGDHIYKMNYALMLEQHIESKADVTIATLPVAPSEVSAFGVVEVSRAGEVIGFIEKPKETSVRSPFTPDMVDVSMGIYIFNTDVLLPELVKDAEDPHSKHDFGHNILPNLLGRYRMHAYNFVDENKQKALYWRDVGTLEAYYEANMDIASVSPTFNLYDKTWPMRTRPYQYPPAKFVFGEPGRTGMAINSIVCAGSIVSGAVVRNSVMSQDVRVNSYADVDSSIIFSHVNIGRHCRIRHAIIDRDVHIPDGTVIGYDPQEDKKNYFVSSSGLTVVTRDYSLYENPVSPQFLQPGNGQ from the coding sequence ATGAGAGACACACTAGGAGTTCTGCTTGCCGGTGGTGCCGGTGAACGTCTTTTTCCGCTAACCCGTGATCGCGCCAAGCCGGCTGTTCCTTTTGCCGGACAGTACCGCATCATCGACATCACCTTGTCGAACTGCATCAACTCAGATCTGCGTCGCGTTTACATCCTTACCCAGTACAAGGCGCTTTCCCTCAACCGTCACATCCGCGAAGGCTGGGGCTCGCTCGTCGGCTCCGAGCTGGGCGAATTCATCGAGATCCTTCCGCCCATGCAGCGCGTCTCCAAGTCCTGGTACCAGGGCACTGCCGACGCCGTCTACCAGAACATCTACTCCATCGGATCCGAGCAGCCGCGCTACGTCATCATCCTCTCGGGCGACCACATCTACAAGATGAACTATGCCCTTATGCTCGAGCAGCATATCGAGTCCAAGGCCGACGTCACCATCGCCACCCTGCCGGTCGCGCCCAGTGAGGTCTCTGCCTTCGGCGTGGTCGAAGTCTCCCGCGCCGGCGAAGTCATCGGCTTCATCGAAAAGCCCAAAGAAACCAGCGTCCGTTCCCCCTTCACGCCCGACATGGTGGACGTCTCCATGGGCATCTACATCTTCAACACCGATGTCCTTCTCCCCGAGCTCGTCAAGGACGCCGAAGACCCCCACTCCAAGCACGACTTCGGCCACAACATCCTTCCTAACCTGCTCGGCCGCTATCGCATGCATGCCTACAACTTTGTCGACGAGAACAAGCAGAAGGCTCTCTACTGGCGCGACGTCGGCACGCTCGAGGCCTATTACGAGGCCAACATGGACATCGCCTCCGTCTCGCCGACCTTCAACCTTTACGACAAGACCTGGCCCATGCGCACCCGGCCCTACCAGTACCCGCCCGCTAAGTTCGTCTTCGGCGAGCCCGGCCGTACCGGCATGGCCATCAACTCCATCGTCTGCGCCGGCTCCATCGTCTCCGGAGCCGTCGTCCGCAACTCGGTGATGAGCCAGGACGTCCGCGTCAACTCCTACGCCGACGTTGACTCCTCCATCATCTTTTCGCATGTCAACATTGGCCGGCACTGCCGCATCCGCCACGCCATCATCGACCGCGATGTCCACATCCCCGACGGCACGGTCATCGGCTACGACCCGCAGGAAGACAAGAAAAACTACTTCGTCTCCTCGAGTGGTCTCACAGTCGTCACGCGCGATTACTCACTCTATGAAAACCCCGTCTCGCCCCAGTTCCTTCAGCCGGGCAACGGCCAGTAG
- a CDS encoding acyl-CoA mutase large subunit family protein → MAKVPEKTSTKTVETSSGIPVELVYGPEKFANFDEQTLLGKPGEFPYTRGIQPTMYRGRLWTMRQYAGMGDAEESNKRYKYLLANGTKGLSVAFDLPTQIGYDSDSPFALGEVGKVGVAIDSIEDMERLFDGIRLDGISTSMTINATASILLALYVAVAKRQGADVRKLSGTVQNDILKEYIARGTYIYPVKHAMRLVTDIFAWAAEEVPEWNTISISGYHMREAGCTAVQEVAFTLADGMTYVQAAMDAGLDVDVFAPRLSFFFNAHNNLLEEVAKFRAARRMWARIMREHFHAKQPRSWMLRFHTQTAGSTLTAQQPENNIVRTTLQALAAVLGGTQSLHTNGFDEALALPTEQAARIALRTQQILAHESGVADTVDPLAGSYYVETLTDEIERRAEEYITTIARFDLGGKYGMLRAIEQGYVQREIQNAAYAYQTAVDEKAAIVVGVNEFVSEESAVPIQRIDEALEQKQVERVRALRARRDAAAHAATLGRVEEAARGGENLMPRIVAAVEAYATVGEIANTLRGVFGEYRESVVV, encoded by the coding sequence ATGGCGAAGGTGCCGGAAAAAACATCCACGAAGACGGTCGAGACAAGCTCGGGAATTCCAGTCGAGCTGGTTTATGGGCCGGAGAAGTTTGCAAACTTCGACGAGCAGACGCTGCTGGGGAAGCCGGGTGAGTTTCCTTACACGCGCGGCATACAGCCGACGATGTATCGCGGACGGCTGTGGACAATGCGGCAGTACGCGGGCATGGGCGATGCCGAGGAATCGAATAAACGCTACAAGTATCTGCTGGCGAATGGCACGAAAGGGCTGAGCGTGGCGTTCGATCTGCCGACGCAAATTGGATATGACTCGGACTCTCCATTTGCTTTGGGCGAGGTGGGCAAGGTTGGGGTGGCGATCGATTCGATCGAGGACATGGAGCGGCTGTTTGACGGCATCCGGCTGGACGGCATCTCGACCTCGATGACGATCAATGCAACGGCGTCGATTCTGTTGGCACTGTATGTCGCGGTGGCGAAGCGGCAGGGCGCGGATGTTCGCAAGCTGAGCGGCACGGTGCAGAACGACATCCTGAAGGAGTACATCGCGCGGGGAACGTATATCTATCCGGTAAAGCATGCGATGCGGCTGGTGACGGACATCTTCGCGTGGGCGGCGGAGGAAGTGCCGGAGTGGAATACGATCTCGATCTCGGGCTATCACATGCGCGAGGCTGGATGCACTGCGGTGCAGGAGGTTGCGTTTACGCTGGCCGATGGCATGACCTATGTGCAGGCGGCGATGGACGCGGGCCTGGATGTCGATGTGTTCGCGCCGCGGCTGAGCTTCTTTTTCAATGCGCATAACAATCTTCTGGAAGAGGTGGCAAAGTTTCGCGCGGCGCGGCGGATGTGGGCTCGGATCATGCGCGAGCACTTTCATGCAAAACAACCGCGGAGCTGGATGCTGCGGTTCCATACGCAGACGGCGGGTTCGACGCTGACGGCGCAGCAGCCGGAGAACAATATCGTGCGTACGACGCTGCAGGCGCTGGCCGCGGTGCTGGGCGGCACGCAATCGCTGCATACGAACGGCTTCGACGAGGCTCTGGCGTTACCTACGGAGCAGGCGGCGAGGATTGCTCTGCGGACGCAGCAGATTCTGGCACACGAAAGCGGCGTGGCCGATACGGTCGATCCGCTGGCGGGTTCCTATTACGTGGAGACGTTGACCGACGAGATTGAGCGGCGTGCCGAGGAGTACATTACGACGATTGCGCGATTCGATCTGGGCGGCAAATATGGGATGCTGCGCGCGATTGAGCAGGGCTATGTGCAGCGCGAAATTCAGAACGCAGCCTATGCTTACCAGACCGCTGTGGATGAGAAGGCTGCGATCGTGGTCGGCGTGAATGAGTTTGTGAGTGAAGAGAGCGCCGTGCCGATCCAGAGGATCGACGAGGCCCTGGAGCAGAAACAGGTGGAGCGGGTGCGAGCATTGCGTGCAAGGCGTGATGCGGCTGCTCATGCGGCTACTCTGGGCCGTGTGGAGGAGGCAGCACGCGGCGGGGAGAACCTGATGCCTCGGATCGTCGCTGCCGTTGAGGCGTATGCGACGGTGGGAGAGATTGCGAATACGCTGCGCGGGGTGTTTGGGGAGTATCGGGAATCGGTGGTGGTATGA
- the gcvT gene encoding glycine cleavage system aminomethyltransferase GcvT has translation MAETTELRKTALNSVHRAAKAKMVDFGGWDMPVDCCGLTAEHMAVRTGVGVFDVSHMGDIQLRGPGSLAAVQKLCMNDASKLQVGQAQYSAMLYPNGTFVDDVIVHKLSDNDYLIVINAGTREKDVQWVRSQIGSMPGVHVNDFSDYYTQIAIQGPLAQATLQKLTPVDLAPIKNYWFTWGQVCGLHNVLIARTGYTGEDGFEIYVPSDEATSARVWGEVLEAGKEFGILSCGLGARNTLRLESAMALYGHEISDTINVWEAGLGRYAKLDKGDFVGRDALVKIQEEGGPKRKLVGLEMIERGIGRDGYPVFSLDGQRIGEITSGSPAPFLKKNIALAYVPVEFAALDSEVAVEIRGQMVKAKVVPTPFYKRPKK, from the coding sequence ATGGCTGAGACAACCGAGCTTCGTAAAACTGCATTGAACTCCGTTCACCGCGCCGCGAAGGCGAAGATGGTGGACTTTGGCGGCTGGGATATGCCGGTAGATTGCTGCGGTCTGACGGCCGAGCATATGGCCGTGCGCACGGGCGTGGGTGTTTTTGATGTCTCGCACATGGGCGATATTCAGCTGCGTGGGCCGGGGTCGCTGGCCGCGGTACAGAAGCTGTGCATGAACGATGCCTCGAAGCTGCAGGTGGGACAGGCGCAGTATTCGGCGATGCTGTATCCGAATGGCACGTTTGTGGACGACGTGATCGTGCACAAGCTCTCGGATAATGACTATCTGATCGTGATTAACGCCGGTACGCGCGAGAAGGATGTGCAGTGGGTGCGGTCGCAGATTGGGTCGATGCCGGGCGTACACGTGAACGACTTCAGCGACTACTACACGCAGATTGCGATTCAGGGGCCACTGGCGCAGGCGACGCTCCAGAAGCTGACTCCCGTGGATCTGGCCCCGATCAAGAACTACTGGTTTACCTGGGGCCAGGTGTGCGGGCTGCATAACGTCCTGATTGCACGCACGGGCTATACAGGCGAGGACGGCTTTGAGATCTACGTCCCATCGGACGAGGCCACGAGTGCTCGGGTATGGGGCGAGGTGCTCGAGGCAGGCAAGGAGTTCGGCATCCTGTCCTGCGGCCTGGGTGCACGGAACACGTTGCGGCTGGAGTCGGCGATGGCCCTGTACGGACACGAGATCTCCGACACGATCAATGTGTGGGAGGCTGGGCTGGGCCGCTATGCGAAGCTCGACAAGGGCGACTTCGTTGGCCGCGATGCGCTGGTGAAGATTCAGGAAGAGGGTGGACCGAAGCGCAAGCTGGTGGGCCTGGAGATGATCGAGCGCGGCATCGGGCGTGATGGCTATCCGGTGTTTTCGCTGGACGGCCAGCGGATCGGCGAGATCACCAGCGGGTCGCCGGCGCCATTTCTGAAAAAGAACATCGCGCTGGCATATGTGCCGGTGGAGTTCGCGGCGCTTGATAGCGAAGTAGCCGTGGAGATTCGCGGACAGATGGTGAAGGCCAAGGTCGTGCCGACGCCGTTCTATAAGCGACCGAAGAAGTAA
- a CDS encoding muconolactone Delta-isomerase family protein, with the protein MQFLSVSRRRTEEFPAEAWTPELLAAEGQRVRDLYAAGVVRSIWRRKDMPGAAILLEAADESEARAALESLPLAQRGMLELIVFTALEPYPAFGPR; encoded by the coding sequence GTGCAATTTCTTTCTGTAAGCAGGCGCCGGACGGAGGAGTTTCCGGCAGAGGCGTGGACACCGGAGTTGTTGGCTGCCGAGGGGCAGCGCGTTCGAGATCTGTATGCGGCAGGCGTCGTTCGGTCGATCTGGCGGCGCAAGGACATGCCGGGCGCGGCCATCCTGCTGGAAGCTGCTGACGAGAGTGAGGCCCGGGCTGCGCTGGAAAGCCTTCCACTGGCTCAGCGCGGCATGCTGGAGCTCATTGTTTTCACGGCCCTGGAACCTTACCCGGCCTTTGGGCCACGCTGA
- the gcvH gene encoding glycine cleavage system protein GcvH, whose amino-acid sequence MAYPANYKYTKEHEWISVDGTKGTVGITDYAQNSLGDIVFVDLPKVGAEVKAGEIFGSVESVKAVSDLYSPVTGTVTEINEALKDAPEKINADANTTWLIKVDVTNASELDTLLAAADYEKFIAEETGH is encoded by the coding sequence ATGGCTTATCCTGCGAATTACAAGTACACGAAGGAACACGAGTGGATCAGCGTCGACGGCACTAAAGGCACGGTCGGCATCACGGATTACGCACAGAACTCGCTGGGCGATATCGTCTTTGTCGACCTGCCGAAGGTGGGCGCTGAGGTGAAGGCCGGAGAGATCTTCGGTTCGGTGGAGTCGGTGAAGGCGGTCTCGGACCTGTACTCGCCAGTGACGGGCACGGTGACGGAGATCAACGAGGCCCTGAAGGACGCTCCTGAAAAAATCAACGCCGACGCCAATACGACATGGCTGATCAAGGTGGATGTGACGAACGCATCGGAGCTGGATACGTTGCTGGCAGCTGCCGACTACGAAAAGTTCATCGCAGAAGAGACCGGACACTAA
- the gcvPA gene encoding aminomethyl-transferring glycine dehydrogenase subunit GcvPA, producing the protein MRYLPKSPADRKEMLAEIGVASIDDLFATIPAEYQFKRDLAIPRQHGESEIIDRFREFANQNATGYASFLGAGVYKHYRPVMIDTVVSRGEFLTSYTPYQPEIAQGTLQAMFEFQTMICELTGMEIANASMYDGSTGAAEAIMMAVRVTGRDGAVIARTVHPEYREVVATYAQHQEIPLTEVGYTENGRVDLAALDAAITSDTACVLIQSPNFFGTIEDVAAIADIAHKKGALLIVSIAEAVSLGIVKPPAEADIVSLEAQSFGVAPSYGGPFCGVIACKEKFLRQMPGRIVGETKDMDGKRGFVLTLSTREQHIRREKATSNICTNQALVAMMTTVFLTVYGKEGLKELAVQNLAKAKYAADTLGRKSKVLFHRAPRFHEFVLDLGKDAERVNASLLEKKIIGGLPLAKWYPELGPNASLWCATELTTKTQIDAAAEALK; encoded by the coding sequence ATGCGTTATTTGCCGAAGTCCCCTGCGGACCGTAAGGAGATGCTTGCCGAGATTGGCGTAGCGTCGATCGACGACCTGTTCGCAACCATTCCTGCGGAGTACCAGTTCAAGCGCGATCTCGCGATTCCCCGCCAGCATGGCGAGTCGGAGATCATCGACCGGTTTCGCGAGTTTGCCAATCAGAATGCGACGGGCTATGCGAGCTTTCTGGGTGCGGGCGTGTACAAACACTATCGCCCGGTGATGATCGATACGGTTGTCTCACGCGGCGAGTTTTTGACCAGCTATACGCCCTATCAGCCGGAGATTGCGCAGGGTACGCTGCAGGCGATGTTCGAGTTCCAGACGATGATCTGCGAGCTGACCGGCATGGAGATTGCGAACGCGTCGATGTATGACGGCTCGACGGGTGCGGCTGAGGCGATCATGATGGCGGTGCGTGTAACGGGCCGTGACGGCGCAGTGATTGCGCGCACGGTCCACCCGGAGTATCGCGAGGTCGTCGCGACATATGCGCAGCACCAGGAGATTCCGCTTACCGAGGTCGGTTATACCGAGAACGGACGCGTGGATTTAGCTGCTCTCGATGCTGCGATTACGAGCGATACGGCCTGCGTGCTGATCCAGTCGCCGAACTTCTTCGGCACGATTGAAGACGTTGCCGCGATTGCGGATATTGCACACAAGAAGGGCGCGCTGCTGATCGTTTCGATTGCCGAGGCTGTTTCGCTGGGCATCGTAAAGCCGCCTGCCGAGGCCGATATCGTCTCGCTGGAGGCGCAGAGCTTTGGCGTGGCTCCAAGCTATGGCGGGCCATTCTGCGGTGTCATTGCGTGCAAAGAGAAGTTCCTGCGGCAGATGCCGGGACGCATCGTGGGCGAGACGAAGGACATGGACGGCAAGCGCGGTTTCGTGTTGACGCTCTCCACACGCGAGCAGCACATCCGCCGCGAGAAGGCGACCTCGAACATCTGTACCAATCAGGCGCTTGTCGCGATGATGACGACCGTCTTCCTGACGGTGTATGGCAAAGAAGGCCTGAAGGAGCTTGCCGTACAGAACCTGGCCAAGGCGAAGTATGCTGCCGACACGCTGGGCAGGAAGAGCAAGGTACTGTTCCACAGGGCACCACGGTTCCATGAGTTTGTGCTCGATCTCGGGAAGGATGCGGAGAGGGTCAACGCTTCTCTTCTCGAAAAGAAGATTATTGGCGGCCTGCCGCTGGCGAAGTGGTATCCGGAACTTGGGCCAAACGCAAGCCTTTGGTGCGCAACCGAGCTGACGACGAAAACACAGATTGACGCAGCGGCCGAGGCGCTGAAGTAG
- the gcvPB gene encoding aminomethyl-transferring glycine dehydrogenase subunit GcvPB, whose product MSDSKFVGTPKKVTTHVNQNEDLIFEKSSPGKKGYRLAELDVPAVDAAALLGDAARADLGVMPELSEIEIIRHFTRLSTWNYAIDLGMYPLGSCTMKYNPRVNELVSRLEGIAEAHPYQPESLSQGALGIMKLLSDCLVEITGMDTITLQPAAGAHGEFTGILLARAYHEAHGNPRKKILIPDSAHGTNPATAAVCGYQVANLKSNAQGMVDIAELERMVDEDTAALMLTNPSTIGVFESDIHKIADILHAKGALLYMDGANMNALVGKTRPGDFGVDVMHLNLHKTFSTPHGGGGPGSGPVACKKILEPFLPKPVVVTKADGTLGLDYDRPQSIGRVRMFYGNFGMFVRALAYILANGPDGLRQTTEDAVLNANYIRAKLEDTFELQYKTRSLHEVVFSDKRQAKNGVKTGDMGKRLIDYGFHAYTVSFPMVVQGAMMIEPTESESREELDLLIDALKQIAREAEENPEVVTSSPHTTRLRRLDETAAARKPVLRWKPVQNETKESDALTPDTAAKEW is encoded by the coding sequence ATGAGTGATTCGAAGTTTGTCGGAACACCGAAGAAGGTAACGACGCATGTCAACCAGAACGAAGATCTGATCTTCGAGAAGTCTTCTCCGGGCAAGAAGGGCTATCGTCTGGCGGAGCTGGATGTTCCTGCGGTCGATGCGGCCGCGCTGCTGGGTGATGCGGCTCGCGCTGATCTGGGTGTGATGCCGGAGCTGAGCGAGATTGAGATCATCCGTCACTTCACGCGGCTTTCGACATGGAACTACGCCATCGATCTGGGCATGTATCCGCTGGGAAGCTGCACGATGAAGTACAACCCGCGCGTGAACGAACTGGTCTCTCGCCTGGAAGGTATCGCCGAGGCGCATCCCTATCAGCCAGAATCGTTGTCGCAAGGTGCTCTGGGCATCATGAAGCTGCTGAGTGACTGCCTGGTCGAGATTACCGGCATGGACACGATCACGCTGCAGCCCGCTGCTGGTGCGCACGGTGAGTTTACGGGCATCCTGCTGGCGCGCGCGTATCACGAGGCACACGGCAATCCGCGCAAAAAGATCCTGATTCCGGACTCGGCCCACGGCACCAACCCTGCAACTGCTGCTGTATGCGGATACCAGGTGGCCAATTTGAAGTCGAATGCTCAGGGCATGGTGGACATCGCAGAGCTGGAGCGCATGGTCGATGAAGACACCGCCGCGTTGATGCTCACCAATCCTTCAACGATTGGCGTGTTCGAGAGCGATATCCACAAGATTGCCGACATTCTTCATGCCAAGGGTGCGCTGCTGTACATGGACGGCGCGAACATGAATGCGCTGGTCGGCAAGACACGGCCGGGCGATTTCGGCGTGGACGTGATGCACCTGAACCTGCACAAGACCTTCTCGACACCGCACGGAGGCGGCGGCCCAGGATCGGGTCCTGTGGCCTGCAAAAAGATTCTGGAGCCGTTCCTGCCGAAGCCTGTGGTCGTGACGAAGGCCGACGGCACGCTGGGGCTGGACTACGACCGTCCGCAGTCGATTGGGCGGGTACGTATGTTCTATGGCAACTTCGGCATGTTCGTGCGAGCGCTTGCCTATATTCTCGCGAACGGCCCGGATGGCCTGCGACAGACGACGGAAGACGCCGTGCTGAATGCGAACTACATTCGCGCGAAGCTTGAGGATACGTTCGAGCTGCAGTACAAGACGCGGTCGCTGCACGAGGTAGTCTTCTCGGACAAGCGGCAGGCGAAGAATGGCGTGAAGACGGGCGACATGGGCAAGCGACTGATCGACTATGGCTTCCATGCTTACACGGTGTCGTTCCCAATGGTGGTGCAGGGCGCGATGATGATTGAGCCGACGGAGAGCGAGAGCCGCGAGGAGCTTGATCTGCTGATCGACGCCCTGAAACAGATCGCCAGGGAGGCGGAAGAGAATCCCGAGGTGGTGACGTCCTCTCCGCATACGACGCGGCTTCGAAGACTGGACGAGACAGCGGCCGCACGCAAGCCCGTGCTGCGCTGGAAGCCGGTACAGAACGAAACGAAGGAGTCTGACGCGCTGACTCCGGACACCGCCGCGAAGGAGTGGTAG
- a CDS encoding DUF2911 domain-containing protein: MLFRSIASLACTVLLAASGVAQSGKAAPSPAETATVSLQGKSITVKYGAPSMRGRKIVGALVPYGKVWRTGANDATSFTTNTALKIGDASIPAGTYTLFTLPGEQQWVLILNKQTGQWGLEYHQEQDLAHIPMKSSTLASPQEKMSITFENTKGNSTEMHIKWENTDESVKITAQ; encoded by the coding sequence ATGCTTTTCCGCTCTATCGCTTCACTTGCCTGTACCGTGCTTCTGGCTGCATCAGGCGTTGCTCAATCTGGCAAAGCGGCTCCCAGCCCGGCGGAGACAGCTACCGTCTCGCTTCAGGGCAAGTCGATTACTGTCAAATACGGCGCCCCTTCCATGCGTGGACGTAAGATCGTGGGCGCACTTGTGCCTTACGGCAAGGTATGGCGCACGGGAGCCAATGATGCCACCAGCTTCACCACCAATACTGCGCTGAAGATCGGAGATGCTTCCATTCCCGCAGGCACATACACACTCTTCACGCTTCCCGGAGAACAGCAGTGGGTGTTGATCCTCAACAAGCAGACCGGTCAGTGGGGGCTTGAGTATCACCAGGAGCAGGATCTCGCACACATCCCGATGAAGTCTTCGACACTGGCATCGCCACAGGAGAAGATGTCCATCACGTTTGAGAACACCAAAGGCAACTCTACCGAGATGCACATCAAGTGGGAGAACACGGACGAGTCGGTGAAGATTACGGCGCAGTAA